The following are encoded in a window of Ictalurus punctatus breed USDA103 chromosome 13, Coco_2.0, whole genome shotgun sequence genomic DNA:
- the sh3bp1 gene encoding SH3 domain-binding protein 1 yields MLKQFNLLKQFGNVGKAQDATDLLSEDLVLVEQRVEPTRKAAQIIHKKLAGCLQSQQGLDSERRMKKLPLMLLSVSMAESFKDFDGESSIRKVLEMCCFMQNILAQTLADFEVKLEKDVLEPLNKLSEEDLPEILKNKKQFAKLTTDWHNARTRAQGSSGPQAKQDGLREEVEEAWRKLESIKDQYSADLYHFSSKEDEYANYFIHLLELQAEYHKLSYEFLDKNIIELKENHNQTEPQVGVSLRKVYGESLNSHLKSSGQEIAEPIQECVRLLLKTGLREEGLFRLTAAASVVKRLKSSLNSGTVDHADFSTDPHAVAGALKSYLRELPEPLMTSELYNEWFEAAGEKELDDKLERFRAVLKKLPPENYNNLRYLIQFLACLSEHHAVNRMTPSNIAIVLGPNLLWPRIEGETSLLDMASASSVQVVTVIEPLIQHSKSLFPEDVDFEIPELPALSPSLPQKSPLDTVAPPSPTASASKTDSPSSSENYSAAINIRSGPMNRGATMWENSSPAPASQPPVQASSSNAAPGEDQSKPYPQPQPRSLLQAKSQPQIQNATQLKANSFPEDGLEQTHHAPEATLKISTPFKPRRSFVQSRSFNKDSVVSYGKPKTPVVPISEVGVLPRSFPLAMPAISEAQMQPAAKSQAPPAPSAPPVPSAPPPEGGPQRKALGKRPNVPPPLPPQSLPKQLSSSAQ; encoded by the exons ATGCTAAAGCAATTTAACCTCTTAAAGCAGTTTGGAAATGTGGGGAA GGCACAAGATGCAACTGACCTTCTCTCGGAGGATCTGGTTTTG GTGGAGCAGCGTGTGGAACCAACCAGGAAAGCGGCTCAGATCATCCACAAGAAGCTGGCCGGATGTTTGCAGAGTCAGCAGGGACTGGACTCAGAGAGACGAATG AAAAAGCTCCCCCTTATGTTGCTGTCTGTCAGTATGGCTGAGAGCTTTAAAGATTTTGATGGTGAATCCTCTATTAG gaaggTTCTGGAAATGTGTTGCTTCATGCAGAACATTCTGGCACAAACATTAGCAGACTTTGAGGTGAAGCTGGAAAAAGATGTTCTTGAGCCTCTAAATAAACTCAGTGAG GAAGACCTTCCAGAGATTCTGAAGAACAAGAAGCAGTTTGCAAAACTGACAACAGATTGGCACAATGCTCGAACCAG AGCTCAAGGAAGTTCAGGTCCCCAGGCCAAGCAGgatggactgagggaggaagtGGAGGAAGCTTGGAGAAAACTGGAGTCAATTAAG GACCAGTATTCAGCTGATCTCTACCATTTTTCCAGTAAAGAAGATGAATATGCCAATTATTTCATACAT CTCTTGGAGCTACAAGCTGAATACCACAAACTCTCCTATGAATTCTTGGACAAAAATATCATTGAGCTCAAGGAAAACCACAACCAAACAG AACCCCAGGTGGGTGTCTCATTAAGGAAGGTGTATGGTGAGTCTCTAAACTCCCACCTTAAGAGCTCTGGCCAAGAGATTGCTGAACCCATCCAGGAGTGTGTTAGACTGCTGCTGAAGACAGGACTCAGAGAAGAG GGCTTGTTCAGGTTGACAGCGGCTGCCTCTGTGGTAAAGAGACTGAAGAGCAGTCTGAACTCAGGGACAGTGGATCATGCTGATTTCAGTACTGACCCTCATGCTGTAGCAG GTGCGCTGAAATCTTACTTGAGAGAGCTGCCAGAACCTCTCATGACATCTGAACTGTATAACGAATGGTTCGAAGCAGCAGG agaaaaagagcTAGACGACAAATTGGAGCGGTTTCGAGCTGTACTGAAAAAACTCCCACCAGAAAACTACAACAATCTTCG ATACCTTATCCAGTTTCTAGCATGTTTGTCAGAACACCATGCGGTTAACAGGATGACTCCTAGTAATATTGCCATAGTGCTTGGACCTAACCTACTGTGGCCTCGTATTGAGGG AGAGACTTCTCTGTTAGACATGGCTTCTGCCTCTTCAGTCCAGGTCGTGACAGTGATAGAACCACTCATACAACACTCCAAGAGCCTGTTCCCTGAAG ATGTTGATTTTGAGATTCCAGAACTCCCAGCACTGTCTCCATCTTTACCTCAGAAGTCCCCATTAGACACAGTCGCTCCTCCCTCTCCAACTGCCTCTGCCTCAAAAACTGACAG TCCATCTTCATCCGAAAACTACAGTGCAGCAATAAATATTAGGAGTGGTCCAATGAATCGTGGTGCAACAATGTGGGAGAATAGCAGTCCTGCTCCAGCCAGCCAGCCGCCTGTTCAGGCTTCTAGTTCAAATGCGGCTCCTGGTGAGGATCAGTCCAAGCCTTATCCTCAACCACAACCTCGGTCTTTGCTTCAAGCAAAGTCTCAACCTCAGATTCAGAATGCAACCCAGCTGAAGGCAAACAGCTTTCCAGAGGACGGCTTAGAGCAGACTCACCATGCTCCCGAGGCCACACTGAAGATCAGCACTCCCTTTAAAC CAAGAAGGTCGTTTGTTCAGAGCAGGTCATTTAATAAAGACTCTGTTGTAAGCTATGGCAAACCCAAAACCCCAGTTGTTCCCATAAGCGAGGTCGGAGTTCTGCCAAGAAGTTTTCCACTGGCCATGCCCGCAATCTCTGAGGCACAGATGCAGCCTGCAGCCAAATCCCAAGctcctccagctccttcagCGCCTCCTGTTCCTTCTGCTCCTCCACCTGAAGGAGGTCCTCAGAGAAAGGCCTTGGGCAAGAGACCCAATGTGCCCCCTCCACTTCCACCCCAGTCCCTGCCCAAGCAGCTCTCATCCTCAGCCCAGTGA